TACGCCTGCAGGCCGAAGAAGGCGTGGACCGCGAGCAGGCCGCCGATCTGGTCGGCCGCCCGCGGGAGCATCCAGACGACGACCGGGCCGGTGGTAAGCGCCAGCCCGGTGAAGACGACCGCGAGGTGGCGGCGCAACACGGCCCACGTGACCACCTCGGCGTCGAGCACGATCCACGCGCCGTACACGTAGAACGGGAAGCTGACGGTCACGAGGGCGAGTACGGCCGTCGCGAGCGCCAGTTCCGAGGGCATACGCGAGGGTCGGTCGGGCGGGGAATAAGCGGACCGGTGGTTCGTACCGCCTGCGAGACGGCCGCTCGTGTGGAACCGATCACCGGAACCGACGGTCACGGCGTGTGACACACCGTCACGCTAACGGCCGTCGCCGCCGTACCCGGACGGGATGAGCGACGCCCCCGGCGACCGGCCGGACGACTCCCCTGCGGACGCCGACGCCGCGGTGGATCGGGACCTCGAGGAACTCCGCCGGCGCGTCGAGGAGAAGTACGACTTCGAGGAGTTCGGCCCGGCGCAGATGGCCGAGATGACCGGCGAGGAGTGGGAGGCGGCCTTCGACCCCGACGTCTGGATCACCGGCGACGAACTCCTCAAGCGCGTCGAGCGAGAACTCAAAGCCCGCATCGCCGACCGGGACGTGTTCGCGACCCTCGAATACGCCGCCGTCGACGGCGAGCGGCGTCTGGTCGCGTACTCGGACGCCGACTACGCCGTCGTCTACCCCGACGGGAGCGTCGAGGGCCGCGGGACCGTGGTCCGCGACGTCGAGTCGACGGTCGCGCTCTGTTCGATGACCGACTACGAGGTCGACGACCCGCCCGAGCGCTGGGCGCTACCGGGACCGGGCGAGGTCTCGACGTCGGGGAGCGAACTCGGTAACTGGATGTTACAGCTACTCGCCGCCGCCCAGATCCTGCTCGGACTCGTCGCGCTCGCGGCCTGGCTGACCGGCGGCGTCCGCTCGCAACTCGTACTCGGGGTCACCGGCCTCGCGCTGGTCGTCGTCGGCGTCTTCCTGTTCGCGCTGGTCGCGAACGCCCGTCTGGCCGGCCGGTTCCGCGCCGAACAGTACCGCCGGCGCCTGCGATCGATCGGCCGCGGGGCCGACGAGCGCCCGTCGTTCCTGCCGTTCGACGACGAGGCGTTCGAGCGCGCCGACCGCGAGGCGACCGGCGACGACCGGCGACGCTTCGAGTCGTGATCGACGACCGTCACCGCGAGACGAAATCCCGACAGAGAAGCTCGTAAACAGCTATTAATGGCGGAACGAGCCGCTTATCGGCGCGGGATTTAAGGAACGCGCTCCCGTGGTTCGCCCACCCATGGAGCGACGGGCGTTCGTCGTGGCGGCTGGCGGTCTGACGGCGAGCGCCGCGGCCGCCGCGGTCGCGGGTCCCGTCGCGGGACAGGACGAGGGAGGCGGCGACGGCGAGAACGGCGGCGGACAGGACGGCGACGGCGGAGCGGGCAACGAGAGTCAGGACGGCGGAGACGAGACCGCCGGCGGCCAGCAAGGCGGCGACGGCGGTGGCGGCGCCACCGAGGAGGTG
The Salinilacihabitans rarus DNA segment above includes these coding regions:
- a CDS encoding DUF7321 family protein, producing the protein MPSELALATAVLALVTVSFPFYVYGAWIVLDAEVVTWAVLRRHLAVVFTGLALTTGPVVVWMLPRAADQIGGLLAVHAFFGLQAYAMLLVGLTGIVRILQVKRAHDRYADPDPDVPLDDLHEHASAWRRRLRLGVFGYVVFWIVAYLLGVVRYVLRYRVG
- a CDS encoding DUF7319 domain-containing protein, with amino-acid sequence MSDAPGDRPDDSPADADAAVDRDLEELRRRVEEKYDFEEFGPAQMAEMTGEEWEAAFDPDVWITGDELLKRVERELKARIADRDVFATLEYAAVDGERRLVAYSDADYAVVYPDGSVEGRGTVVRDVESTVALCSMTDYEVDDPPERWALPGPGEVSTSGSELGNWMLQLLAAAQILLGLVALAAWLTGGVRSQLVLGVTGLALVVVGVFLFALVANARLAGRFRAEQYRRRLRSIGRGADERPSFLPFDDEAFERADREATGDDRRRFES